Proteins encoded within one genomic window of Nitrospirota bacterium:
- a CDS encoding ABC transporter substrate-binding protein, with the protein MKAVKILAVLLFSCLILAAPALAKDTIKIGAILAVTGPASFLGAPEAKTLEMLVEDINKKGGIKGMKVELIIKDSGASPEKALSFAKQLIEEDKVLAIIGPSTSGETMKIKSVAEEAKAILISCAAAEVIVNPVAKYVFKTPQMDKHAVIRIFEQMKVMKLAKAGVLSSNTGFGKAGKEQIEKLAAEHGVQVVASEAYDSKATDLTAEVTKVKAAGAEAIINWSIEPAQAIVIKNARQLGFKGPIFQSHGFGNIKYVEAAGEAAEGVIFPAGRLLIADVLPKNHPQKALLTKYKKDYESKFKEEASTFGGHAYDAMLILTKAIEKAGKADKEAVRNAIEGLTGLVGTAGTFNFSAQDHNGLDINAFEMLTVKKGKFELLATPAKKEGASKKK; encoded by the coding sequence ATGAAGGCAGTTAAGATTTTGGCAGTTCTGTTGTTTTCCTGTTTGATCCTCGCAGCGCCCGCGCTCGCCAAGGACACCATCAAGATCGGTGCGATCCTGGCAGTAACAGGCCCGGCATCGTTCCTCGGCGCGCCTGAGGCAAAGACGCTCGAAATGCTTGTTGAGGATATCAACAAAAAGGGCGGCATCAAGGGCATGAAGGTTGAACTGATCATCAAGGACTCGGGAGCAAGCCCGGAGAAGGCCCTTTCGTTTGCAAAGCAGCTGATCGAAGAAGACAAGGTGCTGGCCATCATCGGACCGTCCACAAGCGGCGAGACGATGAAGATCAAGAGCGTTGCTGAAGAGGCAAAGGCAATCCTTATCTCCTGCGCTGCCGCTGAAGTGATCGTAAACCCGGTCGCTAAATATGTATTCAAGACACCCCAGATGGACAAGCATGCGGTCATCAGGATCTTCGAGCAGATGAAGGTCATGAAACTGGCCAAGGCAGGCGTCCTGTCGTCCAACACCGGATTCGGCAAGGCAGGCAAGGAGCAGATCGAAAAGCTGGCTGCCGAGCATGGCGTCCAGGTAGTTGCAAGTGAGGCATATGACAGCAAGGCCACAGACCTCACCGCAGAGGTTACCAAGGTGAAGGCAGCTGGAGCCGAGGCTATCATCAACTGGTCCATCGAGCCTGCACAGGCTATTGTTATCAAAAACGCCCGCCAGCTCGGATTCAAAGGCCCGATATTCCAGAGCCACGGCTTTGGTAATATCAAATACGTTGAAGCTGCCGGAGAAGCTGCTGAAGGCGTTATCTTTCCTGCCGGCAGACTCCTGATTGCTGATGTGCTGCCGAAAAACCATCCCCAAAAGGCACTTTTGACAAAATACAAAAAAGACTATGAGTCAAAGTTCAAGGAAGAGGCCAGCACCTTCGGCGGTCATGCGTACGATGCTATGCTCATCCTGACCAAGGCGATCGAAAAGGCCGGCAAGGCTGACAAGGAAGCGGTGAGGAATGCGATCGAGGGTCTGACGGGCCTCGTCGGCACTGCAGGCACTTTCAACTTCTCGGCTCAGGACCACAACGGTCTTGATATCAATGCCTTTGAGATGCTTACCGTCAAGAAGGGCAAGTTCGAGCTGCTTGCAACCCCGGCGAAAAAGGAAGGCGCATCCAAGAAGAAATAG
- a CDS encoding cysteine synthase family protein, producing MTRPYDEREQGQVGSVIDLVGKTPLVRIAKISAHLNTKVRIYAKVERGNPGGSVKDRAALNMISDAEAAGLLTRDRTIIDSSSGNTGIAYAMIGAVKGYCVKIVIPENAGIERKKIIAGFGAELIFSSPFEGADGAIRLAKEIVGRDPDRYFQPDQYNNPSNPEAHSLTTGPEIISRTKGTVTHFVACVGTGGTIMGAGRALREHNPAVKIISVHPDDAMHGIEGMKYLEEGAIVPAVFDKGFPDERLTVNTEAAFAMTRRLAREEGLFVGHSSGAALSAALKAAEKLEQAVIVVMFPDGGDRYLSREL from the coding sequence ATGACAAGACCATATGATGAAAGAGAGCAGGGCCAGGTGGGATCAGTAATTGACCTGGTGGGGAAAACACCTCTTGTAAGGATTGCAAAGATCTCAGCGCACCTGAACACGAAGGTCAGGATCTACGCCAAGGTCGAGAGAGGCAATCCCGGAGGCTCAGTTAAAGACCGGGCAGCGTTAAACATGATCAGTGATGCTGAGGCTGCCGGACTTCTCACCCGGGACAGGACGATCATCGACTCCTCATCAGGGAATACCGGTATTGCCTATGCAATGATCGGCGCTGTTAAGGGCTATTGTGTGAAAATAGTGATTCCGGAAAACGCAGGCATTGAGCGCAAAAAGATCATTGCCGGTTTCGGCGCAGAGTTGATATTTTCCAGTCCGTTTGAAGGGGCTGACGGTGCCATCAGGCTTGCCAAGGAGATCGTGGGCAGGGACCCTGACCGATATTTTCAGCCTGACCAGTATAACAATCCTTCAAATCCTGAAGCGCATTCTCTGACCACTGGCCCTGAAATAATAAGCCGGACCAAAGGGACCGTTACTCATTTCGTGGCCTGTGTCGGCACTGGCGGTACGATCATGGGAGCAGGAAGAGCGCTCAGGGAGCATAACCCGGCGGTTAAGATCATCTCTGTTCACCCTGATGATGCCATGCACGGCATTGAGGGCATGAAATATCTTGAAGAAGGCGCTATCGTACCTGCTGTTTTCGACAAGGGCTTTCCGGATGAACGTCTGACTGTCAATACTGAAGCAGCCTTTGCTATGACCAGGAGGCTGGCGCGGGAAGAAGGCCTGTTTGTGGGTCATTCCTCTGGCGCGGCCTTGTCCGCAGCGCTTAAGGCGGCTGAAAAGCTTGAGCAGGCGGTTATTGTTGTAATGTTCCCTGACGGTGGGGACCGCTACCTGAGCAGGGAGCTATAG
- a CDS encoding type II toxin-antitoxin system Phd/YefM family antitoxin codes for MRRSKINEDIRPMSEFRTGIASFIKKIHVTKRPLIITQHGKGVAVLLDADEFESMQDKIELLQDIQTSISQIENGQGIKHGDAKAAVLGRIKK; via the coding sequence ATGAGAAGATCAAAAATTAATGAAGATATCAGGCCGATGTCTGAGTTTAGGACCGGAATTGCATCTTTTATAAAAAAAATTCATGTGACAAAACGCCCTCTTATTATTACCCAGCATGGGAAAGGTGTCGCTGTTCTGCTGGATGCGGATGAATTCGAGTCAATGCAGGATAAGATTGAACTGCTTCAGGATATTCAAACGTCGATCAGCCAGATCGAAAATGGCCAGGGGATTAAACATGGCGATGCTAAGGCAGCCGTGCTTGGCCGAATCAAAAAATGA
- a CDS encoding cyclic nucleotide-binding domain-containing protein — MNITPFGQYLLRELPEARHYLQKALDIQSALIKKGEHRYIGVIMAENGWISERILQRCLLRQREDCLRDIALFEPVPVSSLLAIASQSLHLALPEDAVIFRQHDRGDSYFIIVSGSVALSRTCESGREIPTTVLGPGEGFGELALLTGADRASTATTKERTVLISVPKPVFDSMLAANPSVMRGFVRVLAERLMKGSDRIADAKAVEDAYRAFISEQNSRHTPIILGSTAVIRKALDEIDKAAGEDGHVLVQGEAGTELWDAAALIHRTDGNLFTYDAGASVGFSDQGSYEKGLSLEMIQISALFGRSKESLPSRTGRRIGLFQLADNGAVIVENIDLLSAAAQSMLADYLLSGAFCAFGDATPLRARVRVLATTHADIEMLAAQGMFSQQLLDLIGTTRIMLPPLRLRKKDIRETVEHYIHRYNRQLGLTIDGLDEDAYKAIMAYDWPGNHDELASAVRRAMSICQDCMLSSGHIFLSPPPVSGQIAFDLFSYDKIKNLFLNKKFPVALQVAALPGIALIILLGFFGSQDPNRNLALVLTWAFWEPAVVLGSFFLARSWCSTCPMGPTGYLIGRSFGLKIKVPQIIRTYGIYLTAVGIASIFWAESVFDMPHSPKATAILVLTVALSALIVGYIFERRTWCRYLCPLGGLVGFLSRCSAVELRSNYNICNTNCLNHDCYVGNEKGEGCPLFEGPFSLHSNQNCVLCGNCVKICPNNSPVFNLRVPGQELWASANLEMSGVIIGSALIGTQIFRGLEQVGLFHALRSAPLWWLYAALLIVGMTGGAVLFAAATGRRYFPVSENSQRATAYGIYCLIPLSVAFEVNFHLTRVLTMGGTLLQVLGKQIGVEASLPSFAASSVTIKMLQIVILLAGSAISMKVAHRFSISFSDNRAAYRPVLLFALFYLILFLAV; from the coding sequence ATGAACATTACGCCATTTGGACAATATCTGCTCCGTGAACTGCCTGAAGCGAGGCATTACCTTCAGAAGGCGCTTGATATCCAGTCTGCACTCATAAAAAAGGGCGAGCATCGGTATATCGGCGTTATCATGGCCGAAAACGGCTGGATCAGCGAAAGGATCCTTCAGCGTTGCCTGCTGCGACAGCGAGAGGACTGTCTGCGGGATATTGCCTTGTTTGAGCCTGTACCGGTCAGTTCGCTGCTGGCGATCGCAAGCCAGTCTCTCCATCTGGCGCTGCCGGAGGATGCGGTTATTTTCAGACAGCATGACAGGGGCGACAGCTACTTTATCATCGTATCAGGCAGTGTTGCGCTTTCGCGGACGTGTGAGAGTGGACGGGAGATCCCTACTACCGTGCTTGGGCCAGGAGAGGGTTTTGGCGAGCTTGCCCTCCTGACCGGAGCTGACCGCGCCTCTACGGCCACGACCAAAGAACGGACCGTGCTGATCTCTGTGCCGAAGCCTGTTTTCGACTCAATGCTTGCAGCCAATCCGTCTGTTATGCGGGGATTTGTCCGGGTGCTTGCCGAACGTCTGATGAAAGGGTCCGATCGGATCGCCGATGCAAAGGCTGTTGAGGATGCATACCGCGCATTCATCTCCGAACAAAACAGCAGGCATACCCCAATAATCCTCGGCAGCACGGCGGTTATCCGCAAGGCCCTCGACGAGATTGACAAGGCCGCCGGTGAAGACGGGCATGTGCTGGTCCAGGGGGAGGCGGGTACCGAGCTCTGGGATGCTGCTGCTCTCATCCATCGTACCGACGGCAATCTCTTTACCTATGACGCAGGTGCCTCTGTCGGCTTTTCCGATCAAGGCTCTTACGAAAAAGGGTTAAGCCTCGAAATGATTCAGATAAGCGCACTTTTCGGAAGGTCAAAAGAATCCCTGCCTTCCCGCACGGGCAGACGGATCGGCCTGTTTCAACTCGCAGACAACGGCGCTGTCATCGTCGAGAATATCGATCTCCTGTCCGCAGCGGCACAGTCGATGCTCGCCGATTATCTCCTGTCGGGCGCGTTTTGCGCCTTCGGGGACGCAACTCCGCTGAGAGCAAGGGTCCGTGTGCTTGCAACCACGCATGCCGATATCGAAATGCTCGCAGCACAGGGAATGTTCAGCCAGCAGCTTCTTGATCTGATCGGTACGACCCGGATCATGCTCCCGCCGCTGAGATTAAGGAAAAAGGATATCCGGGAGACCGTTGAACACTATATTCACCGTTACAACCGGCAGCTCGGCCTGACGATCGATGGCCTCGACGAAGACGCGTACAAGGCGATCATGGCATATGACTGGCCCGGCAACCACGATGAGCTCGCGAGCGCCGTTCGCAGGGCTATGTCTATCTGTCAAGACTGCATGCTCTCTTCCGGGCATATCTTTCTCAGCCCGCCGCCTGTCAGCGGCCAGATTGCCTTTGATCTTTTCAGCTATGACAAGATCAAAAATCTTTTTCTTAACAAAAAGTTCCCGGTCGCACTACAGGTGGCTGCCCTGCCTGGCATAGCTCTGATCATACTGCTCGGCTTTTTCGGCAGTCAGGACCCGAATCGCAATCTAGCCCTTGTGCTTACCTGGGCATTTTGGGAGCCGGCTGTGGTTCTTGGGAGTTTCTTTCTCGCCCGGTCGTGGTGCAGTACCTGTCCTATGGGTCCAACCGGATATCTCATCGGCAGATCGTTCGGACTTAAGATCAAAGTTCCGCAGATTATCCGCACGTATGGGATTTACCTGACGGCTGTTGGGATCGCCTCCATATTCTGGGCCGAGTCTGTTTTTGATATGCCTCATTCACCGAAGGCAACAGCAATACTCGTGCTTACGGTTGCACTATCGGCGCTCATTGTCGGATATATTTTCGAGCGCCGGACCTGGTGCCGGTATCTCTGCCCGCTGGGCGGACTGGTGGGCTTTCTATCACGCTGCTCTGCTGTTGAGCTCAGGTCAAACTATAACATCTGTAACACAAACTGCCTGAACCATGACTGCTATGTCGGCAACGAAAAAGGCGAGGGCTGTCCTCTCTTTGAGGGCCCTTTTTCACTCCATTCAAATCAGAACTGTGTGCTCTGCGGCAACTGTGTAAAGATCTGTCCGAACAACTCGCCGGTATTTAATCTGCGCGTCCCGGGGCAGGAGCTTTGGGCCTCGGCGAACCTTGAGATGAGCGGTGTGATCATCGGTTCAGCACTTATCGGAACGCAGATCTTCAGAGGGCTTGAACAAGTCGGTCTGTTTCATGCCCTTCGGTCAGCGCCACTCTGGTGGCTTTATGCAGCTCTCCTCATCGTCGGCATGACTGGCGGAGCGGTTCTTTTTGCTGCAGCGACAGGCAGGCGGTATTTCCCTGTTTCGGAGAACTCGCAAAGGGCAACAGCATATGGCATCTATTGCCTGATACCGCTCAGTGTAGCCTTTGAGGTGAATTTTCATCTGACGAGGGTACTCACCATGGGAGGGACGCTTCTTCAGGTCCTTGGCAAGCAGATTGGGGTGGAGGCCTCACTTCCATCCTTTGCTGCATCATCTGTTACGATCAAGATGCTGCAGATCGTGATCCTTCTGGCAGGTTCTGCTATAAGCATGAAGGTTGCGCATAGGTTTTCTATAAGCTTTAGTGACAACAGAGCTGCATACAGACCTGTCCTGCTTTTTGCGCTGTTCTATCTGATTCTTTTTCTTGCAGTGTAG
- a CDS encoding M67 family metallopeptidase, which produces MLTSDVIMAVSDHAKEEYPAECCGLVVGNGSVQKVHRCRNLQDELHAQDPETHPRTSRQAYAIDRQEMERIVNEAAARGEKVIAFYHSHIDCGAYFSAMDKEVQTVFGDPEFPDATHLVVAVYEGQVREIRGFLWNAEKQDFISVIQ; this is translated from the coding sequence ATGCTGACATCCGACGTTATCATGGCTGTCTCGGACCATGCCAAAGAGGAGTATCCTGCCGAGTGTTGCGGACTGGTGGTCGGCAACGGCAGCGTTCAGAAGGTGCATAGATGCAGGAACCTGCAGGATGAACTTCATGCGCAGGACCCTGAAACGCATCCGCGTACCAGCCGCCAGGCCTATGCCATAGACCGTCAGGAAATGGAGCGCATTGTCAACGAGGCTGCTGCACGGGGCGAAAAGGTGATCGCATTCTATCATTCGCATATAGACTGCGGGGCTTATTTCTCGGCCATGGACAAAGAGGTCCAGACCGTCTTTGGAGATCCGGAGTTCCCTGATGCCACGCATCTGGTTGTTGCCGTGTATGAGGGACAGGTGCGAGAGATCAGGGGGTTCCTCTGGAATGCTGAAAAGCAGGACTTTATCAGTGTGATACAATGA
- a CDS encoding ACT domain-containing protein, protein MKVEQISVFLENKSGRLAEVATVLAAAGINIRALSLADTTDFGILRLIVNDTEKAKQVLKDHGFTVGKTEVIGVEVADKPGGLAEILNVMKANSINVEYMYAFVQKSAGNAVIIFRFDELEKAIEALQKAGIRIMKGEEIYSV, encoded by the coding sequence ATGAAAGTCGAGCAGATATCCGTATTTCTGGAAAATAAGTCAGGAAGGCTTGCAGAGGTTGCAACCGTGCTTGCAGCGGCTGGGATCAACATCCGCGCCCTCTCCCTTGCAGACACCACAGACTTCGGCATCCTGCGTCTTATCGTGAATGACACGGAAAAGGCAAAACAGGTGCTGAAGGACCATGGCTTCACCGTCGGCAAGACCGAGGTGATCGGCGTTGAGGTGGCGGACAAGCCGGGCGGTCTGGCAGAGATTCTGAATGTGATGAAGGCCAACAGCATAAATGTTGAGTATATGTATGCCTTTGTGCAGAAGTCTGCAGGGAATGCGGTCATTATCTTCCGCTTCGACGAACTGGAAAAGGCGATCGAAGCGCTGCAGAAGGCAGGTATCAGGATCATGAAAGGCGAAGAGATCTATTCGGTCTGA
- a CDS encoding branched-chain amino acid ABC transporter permease: MNIELLSQYLVAGITYGTIYAIVAIGFNIIYNATGIINFAQGEFVMLGGMIAVSLHTFMPLPAAIVAAVLAAMIIGALIEIIFIRWLVSPSVLRMIIITIGISIFVREAALHVWGEAVRALPYFTGSEVTVISFGNVHISPQVLWVTGIAAIIVALLTFFFNYTLLGRQMRACSSNRDAARLCGINAKNMVTLSFVLSAGIGALAGCVVSPITYVQYDSGTGLAIKGFTVAILGGLGNSTAAIGAGLILGILESLCVMVLPTAFKDVVSISVLLLILFVRPSGIFGSVEASRLKEF, translated from the coding sequence ATGAATATCGAACTCCTCTCCCAATATCTCGTTGCCGGTATAACCTACGGGACGATCTACGCGATCGTCGCGATCGGGTTCAATATCATTTACAATGCGACCGGTATCATCAATTTTGCTCAGGGCGAGTTCGTTATGTTAGGCGGCATGATCGCTGTTTCGCTTCATACCTTCATGCCACTTCCTGCTGCCATTGTCGCGGCAGTTCTCGCGGCAATGATCATTGGTGCACTGATAGAGATTATCTTTATCCGCTGGCTCGTCAGTCCATCAGTGCTCCGTATGATCATTATCACGATCGGCATATCGATCTTCGTTCGTGAGGCAGCGCTTCATGTGTGGGGCGAGGCTGTCCGGGCGCTTCCCTATTTTACCGGTTCAGAGGTTACGGTCATCTCGTTCGGTAATGTGCATATCTCGCCGCAGGTGCTCTGGGTGACCGGCATAGCTGCCATCATCGTGGCACTGCTCACGTTTTTTTTCAACTACACCCTGCTCGGCAGACAGATGCGGGCATGTTCGTCGAACCGGGACGCAGCAAGGCTCTGCGGCATCAATGCAAAAAATATGGTGACCCTCTCCTTTGTACTGAGCGCCGGCATCGGCGCACTTGCAGGCTGTGTTGTCTCTCCCATCACCTATGTGCAGTATGACAGCGGCACGGGACTGGCCATCAAGGGTTTCACGGTCGCCATACTCGGCGGTCTCGGCAACAGCACAGCTGCCATCGGGGCTGGTCTGATCCTCGGCATTCTCGAATCCCTCTGCGTCATGGTCCTGCCTACCGCGTTCAAGGACGTCGTCTCCATATCCGTGCTTCTGCTGATCCTCTTTGTCAGGCCAAGCGGCATCTTCGGCAGCGTCGAAGCTTCCCGGCTCAAGGAGTTCTGA
- a CDS encoding phenylacetate--CoA ligase encodes MIWNEEFETLPREALEALQLKRLKNLVERVYTAVPYYREKMDKAGVKPTDIKSLSDLRKLPFTTKEDLRLNYPFGLFAVPFEKVVRIHASSGTTGKPTVVGYTKNDIDAWAELMARTLSAGGAHPGDVVHNAYGYGLFTGGLGAHYGAERLGAAVIPISGGNSKRQIMLMQDFGSTVLMCTPSYALNLADVMKEMNVDPKSLKLRVGLFGAEPWSENMRQEIEARLNIKAIDIFGLSEVMGPGVASECIEEKHGLHVFEDYFIPEIVNPETFEPVPHGELGELVFTTLTKEAFPVIRYRTKDLSRIIDAPCSCGRTFHRMQRITGRTDDMLIIRGVNVFPSQIEHVLMSIEGVEPHYQIIVDRQASLDIMEVQVEVSENIFSDEIKVLEKLGKRIEREIKDLLGVSCKVKLVEPKTIQRSEGKAKRVIDNRKL; translated from the coding sequence ATGATATGGAATGAAGAGTTCGAAACCCTGCCGCGTGAGGCATTAGAGGCCCTTCAGCTCAAGCGGCTGAAGAATCTTGTTGAGCGGGTCTATACCGCTGTTCCCTATTATCGTGAAAAGATGGACAAGGCCGGCGTAAAGCCGACGGACATCAAGAGCCTTTCCGACCTCCGGAAACTGCCGTTCACCACCAAAGAAGATCTGCGCCTGAACTATCCCTTCGGTCTTTTCGCCGTTCCTTTTGAGAAGGTCGTAAGGATCCATGCCTCATCAGGCACCACAGGCAAGCCTACCGTTGTGGGCTATACAAAAAATGATATTGATGCCTGGGCAGAGCTCATGGCACGGACACTTTCGGCAGGAGGCGCACATCCCGGCGATGTGGTGCATAATGCCTATGGGTATGGATTGTTCACCGGAGGCCTCGGGGCCCATTACGGGGCAGAACGGCTCGGCGCCGCAGTCATCCCCATCTCCGGCGGGAACTCCAAGCGCCAGATCATGCTGATGCAGGACTTCGGCTCAACCGTGCTTATGTGCACACCTTCGTATGCCCTGAACCTCGCTGATGTCATGAAAGAGATGAACGTTGATCCCAAAAGCCTGAAACTCCGTGTAGGCCTCTTCGGCGCAGAACCCTGGTCAGAGAATATGCGGCAGGAGATAGAGGCACGCCTGAATATCAAGGCCATAGACATCTTCGGCCTGAGCGAGGTCATGGGACCGGGTGTCGCTTCCGAATGCATTGAAGAGAAGCACGGCCTCCATGTCTTCGAGGATTATTTCATCCCCGAGATCGTGAATCCGGAGACCTTTGAGCCTGTGCCGCATGGAGAATTGGGCGAACTGGTCTTTACGACACTCACCAAAGAGGCCTTCCCGGTGATCCGCTATCGCACGAAAGACCTGTCGAGGATCATTGATGCACCCTGCTCCTGCGGCAGGACCTTCCACCGGATGCAGCGCATCACCGGCAGAACCGACGACATGCTGATCATCAGGGGTGTGAATGTCTTCCCTTCGCAGATCGAGCATGTGCTGATGTCCATCGAAGGCGTTGAGCCCCATTACCAGATCATTGTTGACCGGCAGGCATCCCTCGATATCATGGAGGTGCAGGTCGAGGTGAGTGAGAACATCTTCTCTGACGAGATCAAGGTGCTCGAAAAACTGGGCAAGAGGATCGAGCGGGAGATCAAGGACCTTCTTGGCGTCTCCTGCAAGGTGAAGCTCGTTGAGCCGAAGACCATTCAGAGGTCTGAGGGCAAGGCAAAACGGGTGATCGATAACAGGAAACTGTAG
- the iorA gene encoding indolepyruvate ferredoxin oxidoreductase subunit alpha: MKNKKNIGEKVLFSGNEAIARGAYEAGVKVASGYPGTPSTEILENLCPYEGVYTEWAPNEKVALEVALGASFAGARALATMKHVGLNVAADPLFTAAYTGVKGGLVIVTADDPEMHSSQNEQDNRNYAYAAKVPMLEPSDAAEAKDFLKIAYRISEEFDTPVLFRTTTRVAHVKGIITIGETESSKATLGIEKMPEKFVMLPAHARRRRVELENRMTRLREFAETFPENRIEWADKDRGFITSGVSYLYVKEAFPAASVLKLGMAYPFPDRMIRDFASQIKELFVVEELDPFIENHVRAMGISCKGKELIPAMGELNSQIIRKSITGESAGASFEPVQIPMRPPNLCAGCPHRGIFHAISKLKVFVAGDIGCYTLAALKPLSSMDSCICMGASIGTAFGMEKALGKDSLGKIVAVIGDSTFMHSGITGLIDVVYNRGFSTVIILDNRTTGMTGHQPNPSTGTTLGGDSGAGIDIEALCRAVGVKHIVTLNPHEHEQAEKILKQEIERPEPSVIITKAPCALLPEMKKRKDKRIHTVIEANCTGCRSCLRIGCPAIEWVPLTPAEAKQLGYKETQKGHSHINMVMCDGCGQCAPLCKFKAIVVAGPGNGNKNG; encoded by the coding sequence ATGAAAAATAAGAAGAACATCGGAGAAAAAGTTCTGTTTTCCGGCAATGAAGCGATTGCCCGGGGCGCATATGAAGCAGGGGTGAAGGTCGCCTCCGGCTATCCGGGCACGCCTTCCACCGAAATACTCGAAAACCTCTGCCCCTATGAAGGAGTTTACACAGAGTGGGCTCCGAACGAAAAAGTTGCTCTTGAAGTTGCACTGGGGGCCTCTTTTGCCGGGGCCCGTGCTTTGGCAACCATGAAGCATGTCGGACTGAACGTTGCCGCTGATCCGCTCTTTACCGCAGCATATACCGGCGTCAAGGGCGGCCTGGTGATCGTCACGGCAGACGATCCCGAGATGCACAGTTCCCAGAACGAACAGGACAACCGGAACTATGCATACGCAGCAAAAGTGCCGATGCTGGAACCCTCAGATGCAGCAGAGGCAAAAGATTTTCTTAAAATCGCATACAGGATAAGCGAGGAATTTGATACGCCGGTCCTTTTCAGAACGACCACAAGGGTCGCCCATGTAAAAGGCATCATCACCATAGGCGAAACAGAGAGTTCGAAAGCCACGCTCGGCATTGAAAAGATGCCGGAGAAGTTCGTCATGCTTCCTGCACATGCGCGCAGACGCAGGGTTGAGCTCGAAAACCGGATGACCCGCCTCAGGGAATTTGCAGAGACATTTCCGGAAAACCGCATTGAATGGGCAGACAAGGATCGGGGGTTCATAACGTCGGGCGTCTCCTATCTTTATGTAAAAGAGGCCTTTCCCGCTGCTTCGGTCCTGAAGCTCGGCATGGCATATCCCTTTCCTGACCGAATGATCAGGGACTTTGCGTCTCAGATAAAGGAACTCTTTGTTGTGGAAGAGCTCGATCCGTTCATAGAAAATCATGTAAGGGCAATGGGCATCTCCTGCAAAGGCAAGGAGCTGATACCCGCCATGGGAGAACTGAATTCCCAGATCATAAGAAAGTCGATCACCGGCGAATCTGCAGGTGCCTCCTTCGAGCCTGTACAGATCCCGATGAGACCGCCGAACCTCTGCGCAGGATGTCCGCACAGGGGCATATTTCATGCGATCTCAAAACTGAAGGTATTTGTGGCGGGCGACATCGGCTGCTATACGCTTGCGGCACTCAAGCCGCTTTCGTCCATGGACTCCTGCATCTGTATGGGTGCAAGCATCGGCACTGCGTTCGGCATGGAAAAGGCGTTAGGCAAGGACTCTCTCGGCAAGATCGTTGCCGTGATCGGCGATTCGACATTTATGCATTCAGGCATTACCGGGCTTATTGATGTTGTCTATAACCGGGGGTTTTCTACGGTCATTATCCTTGACAACAGAACGACCGGCATGACCGGACACCAGCCGAACCCTTCAACCGGCACGACACTCGGCGGTGACAGCGGCGCCGGCATTGACATCGAGGCGCTCTGCAGGGCTGTCGGCGTAAAGCATATTGTAACGCTCAATCCCCATGAGCACGAGCAGGCCGAAAAGATCCTGAAACAGGAGATCGAGCGGCCCGAGCCTTCTGTCATCATCACCAAGGCGCCCTGCGCCCTGCTTCCCGAGATGAAGAAGCGCAAGGACAAAAGAATTCATACAGTCATCGAAGCCAACTGCACAGGATGCAGATCATGCCTCAGGATCGGCTGTCCTGCCATCGAGTGGGTGCCGCTCACGCCGGCAGAGGCAAAACAGCTCGGCTACAAAGAGACCCAGAAGGGCCATTCACATATCAACATGGTCATGTGCGATGGCTGCGGCCAGTGTGCGCCGCTCTGCAAGTTCAAGGCGATAGTCGTGGCAGGCCCGGGCAATGGTAATAAGAATGGATAA
- a CDS encoding indolepyruvate oxidoreductase subunit beta yields the protein MDKVMNLFLCGVGGQGILLASEVISSACMNAGFDVKQSEVHGMAQRGGSVISHIRFGNKVHSPLIESGGADFVVSFEMLEALRYLPYMNKDTKVIVNTQKILPAPVATGMDTYPADVLDQLGGRGLSLFPVDAFDIAQSIGETRAVNMVLVGALSAFLPLDEKAFMQVIEQRIPEKIRKVNIEAFLKGKEAVRIQLAR from the coding sequence ATGGATAAGGTCATGAACCTTTTTCTCTGCGGGGTCGGCGGACAGGGTATCCTCCTTGCCAGCGAGGTGATCTCATCTGCCTGCATGAATGCAGGCTTTGACGTAAAACAGAGCGAGGTGCATGGCATGGCCCAGCGCGGCGGATCGGTCATCTCTCATATCCGCTTCGGTAATAAGGTCCACTCACCACTCATCGAGTCAGGTGGTGCGGACTTTGTGGTCTCCTTTGAGATGCTTGAAGCGCTTCGTTATCTCCCCTATATGAACAAGGATACAAAGGTGATCGTGAATACGCAGAAGATCCTTCCTGCGCCGGTTGCGACCGGCATGGATACGTATCCTGCTGATGTCCTTGACCAGCTTGGCGGTCGGGGGCTTTCGCTCTTCCCTGTCGACGCCTTTGATATCGCACAATCGATAGGCGAAACCAGGGCGGTCAATATGGTGCTGGTCGGCGCACTTTCCGCCTTCCTGCCTCTTGACGAAAAGGCATTCATGCAGGTGATCGAACAACGGATACCGGAGAAGATCAGAAAAGTGAATATTGAGGCATTTCTTAAAGGTAAAGAGGCAGTCAGAATTCAGCTTGCACGCTGA